Part of the Catalinimonas alkaloidigena genome is shown below.
TGAGCCTGCATCAATGGCTGGGAATTGCTGCTGCTGTTACTGCTATCGTGGCCTGGCTACTCAACTGGCAGGCAGCTAAACAAGCCTCTCCCGGCCTGGACAAAGCCTATGTCTCGGTACTCTCAGTCATGGTAGTCGTGCTGATGGCTGCCGGCCACTATGGAGGCTCTCTGACCCACGGTTCTGATTACCTGACCCAGCACATGCCTAACCCACTGCGTGCAGTAGCCGGACTGGAACCCAAAATAGAAAAGAAAGCCGTGGTCATCACCGACCTGCCGGAAGCTCAGGTCTATCATGATATCATTTATCCCATCCTTGATGCTCGCTGCGTATCCTGCCACAATCCCGATAAAAAGAAAGGCGAACTGATGATGCATACGGTTGAGGCTTTGCAGGAGGGGGGAGAGAACGGGGCTATCTTCGTGGCAGGAAACACCGAAGAAAGCGACATGATCAAGCGTGTTCTCCTTCCTGAAGATCATGACGACCACATGCCTCCCGAAGGAAAAAGCCAGCTTACCGATGAGCAGGTAGAACTGCTGAACTGGTGGGTAGCCGAAGGCGCTCCTTTTGATAAAAAAGTAGCCCAGGTCAATGTCAATGATGACATACAAAAAGTGTTGAATACCCTGGTAGACCCCAATGCCAACAAAACAGAGGTAGAGATACTGCTGGCTTCTGAGGTAAAAGCTGCCGAAGAACAGACTTTAAGTCAGCTGCAGCAGGAAGGCGTGCAGGTGATGCCACTGGCAGCTGAGGTCAACTGGTTGCAGGTACGCATCCCACTGAGCAAGTCAGGAGATTCTTTAGTACAGACCTTACAACCCGTGGCTGAGCAGTTGACCTGGCTGGACATGGGCGACACCAAAACTACCGATCAGGCATTGACAGCGATTCCCAAGTTTACCAAACTCACCCGCCTTCATCTGGAAAACACCCAGGTAACCGATGCCGGATTGCAACATCTGAAGGATATGCCTTATCTGGAATACCTTAACCTCTACGGCACCCAGGTAAGTGATGAAGGCATTCAGCAGCTCAAAGGGTTAAAAAATCTACGCAAGCTCTATCTCTGGCAAACTCAGGCTACCAAAGAAGGCGTAGCCCAGCTTCAGCAGGCTTTACCTCAACTGGAAGTGAATATGGGGATAGAAAACTGGGGAACAGTAGCAGCAGATAGCTCAGTAGCGATGAAAGAATAATGTCTTAGAAAGACTTGAACATATAAGAGGTCAGTAATTTTGGCTTTTTCCACAACCTAAAACTTATGCTCATTATTGATGCTTACCCCCTAGCCGTGGTGATGCTTTTCATCACCATGCTATGCTGGGGTTCCTGGGCCAATACGC
Proteins encoded:
- a CDS encoding c-type cytochrome domain-containing protein, producing MEQTTSDLVLFFGRFHPLILHLPIGFLLIAFVLEILSRFKKFEAYKPAVGFVLLLGAFSAVVAAALGLMLAQGGGYGEELLSLHQWLGIAAAVTAIVAWLLNWQAAKQASPGLDKAYVSVLSVMVVVLMAAGHYGGSLTHGSDYLTQHMPNPLRAVAGLEPKIEKKAVVITDLPEAQVYHDIIYPILDARCVSCHNPDKKKGELMMHTVEALQEGGENGAIFVAGNTEESDMIKRVLLPEDHDDHMPPEGKSQLTDEQVELLNWWVAEGAPFDKKVAQVNVNDDIQKVLNTLVDPNANKTEVEILLASEVKAAEEQTLSQLQQEGVQVMPLAAEVNWLQVRIPLSKSGDSLVQTLQPVAEQLTWLDMGDTKTTDQALTAIPKFTKLTRLHLENTQVTDAGLQHLKDMPYLEYLNLYGTQVSDEGIQQLKGLKNLRKLYLWQTQATKEGVAQLQQALPQLEVNMGIENWGTVAADSSVAMKE